A genomic stretch from Ictalurus punctatus breed USDA103 chromosome 2, Coco_2.0, whole genome shotgun sequence includes:
- the traf3ip2a gene encoding uncharacterized protein traf3ip2a isoform X2: MASCSEAPCPHLSLPVEMDELMTSSSLNLAWPACQKCSARGDDSVVNDERRVECPNACLRGRALGLKGNGPALPVATPTELGASRMHYLQRALGGAVRLPRLPLQNVSEMFPEAGYGVEHQRNVPSEDEESLEQPLPLRSDVGESEHWIVGPGLTRSPVCAVDPQCPRCPPPPVNVPMPHMREPQMHMQARPMHLRPAVPMATPQATTGARDTPEVMTEMCVLPSQPIRTGRAQAQEVRRTISLPDDCRTVFVTYSVDVAEEIFPFVTFLINQGFRPAIDIFDNAVRQMDMNKWMDSYLKDKSVLIIMVISPKYKIDIEGDGSDQHGLHTKYIHSQLQNEFIQQRCLNFRLVPVLFPNANQIQDVLHLTLPVFPG, encoded by the exons ATGGCGTCGTGTTCAG aagCACCCTGTCCTCATCTCAGCCTTCCGGTCGAGATGGACGAGTTGATGACATCATCGTCTCTGAACTTGGCCTGGCCGGCGTGTCAGAAGTGTTCGGCGCGTGGTGATGACAGCGTGGTTAATGACGAGCGACGGGTCGAATGCCCAAATGCCTGTTTGAGAGGTCGTGCTTTGGGGTTAAAGGGCAACGGGCCTGCACTTCCTGTAGCCACGCCCACCGAGCTGGGTGCATCACGCATGCACTATCTCCAGCGTGCACTGGGAGGTGCGGTCCGGCTCCCCCGGCTCCCCCTACAGAACGTCTCGGAGATGTTCCCTGAAGCAGGTTACGGAGTGGAACACCAGCGGAACGTTCCGAGCGAGGATGAGGAGAGTCTGGAGCAGCCTCTTCCTCTCCGCTCCGACGTGGGAGAGAGTGAGCACTGGATCGTTGGACCTGGACTGACACGTTCAC ctgtctGTGCTGTAGATCCTCAATGCCCCAGATGTCCACCTCCACCCGTAAACGTCCCAATGCCACACATGCGTGAACCCCAGATGCACATGCAAGCcag GCCGATGCACCTCAGACCTGCGGTTCCCATGGCAACGCCCCAGGCCACCACCGGTGCAAGAGACACACCTGAAGTGATGACGGAGATGTGCGTTCTTCcctctcagccaatcaggacGGGCCGTGCGCAGGCACAGGAAGTGAGGCGCACCATCAGTCTCCCCGACGACTGCC GAACCGTTTTCGTCACGTATTCGGTGGACGTGGCGGAGGAGATCTTTCCGTTTGTGACGTTTTTGATAAATCAAGGCTTCAGACCTGCT ATCGATATTTTCGATAACGCCGTGCGGCAGATGGACATGAACAAGTGGATGGACAGCTACTTAAAAGAC AAATCGGTTCTGATCATCATGGTCATCAGTCCGAAATACAAGATTGACATCGAGGGCGACGGATCGGACCAACACGGCCTGCACACCAAATACATACACAGTCAG CTGCAGAACGAGTTTATCCAGCAGCGCTGTCTGAATTTCAGACTCGTCCCTGTTCTCTTCCCCAACGCTAACCAG ATCCAGGATGTACTTCATCTCActctcccagtgttcccaggatag
- the traf3ip2a gene encoding E3 ubiquitin ligase TRAF3IP2 isoform X1: MASCSEAPCPHLSLPVEMDELMTSSSLNLAWPACQKCSARGDDSVVNDERRVECPNACLRGRALGLKGNGPALPVATPTELGASRMHYLQRALGGAVRLPRLPLQNVSEMFPEAGYGVEHQRNVPSEDEESLEQPLPLRSDVGESEHWIVGPGLTRSPVCAVDPQCPRCPPPPVNVPMPHMREPQMHMQARPMHLRPAVPMATPQATTGARDTPEVMTEMCVLPSQPIRTGRAQAQEVRRTISLPDDCRTVFVTYSVDVAEEIFPFVTFLINQGFRPAIDIFDNAVRQMDMNKWMDSYLKDKSVLIIMVISPKYKIDIEGDGSDQHGLHTKYIHSQLQNEFIQQRCLNFRLVPVLFPNANQSHVPLWLQSTRVFRWPHDAQDLLLRLLREERYIAPPLGRDLTLSIRPL; the protein is encoded by the exons ATGGCGTCGTGTTCAG aagCACCCTGTCCTCATCTCAGCCTTCCGGTCGAGATGGACGAGTTGATGACATCATCGTCTCTGAACTTGGCCTGGCCGGCGTGTCAGAAGTGTTCGGCGCGTGGTGATGACAGCGTGGTTAATGACGAGCGACGGGTCGAATGCCCAAATGCCTGTTTGAGAGGTCGTGCTTTGGGGTTAAAGGGCAACGGGCCTGCACTTCCTGTAGCCACGCCCACCGAGCTGGGTGCATCACGCATGCACTATCTCCAGCGTGCACTGGGAGGTGCGGTCCGGCTCCCCCGGCTCCCCCTACAGAACGTCTCGGAGATGTTCCCTGAAGCAGGTTACGGAGTGGAACACCAGCGGAACGTTCCGAGCGAGGATGAGGAGAGTCTGGAGCAGCCTCTTCCTCTCCGCTCCGACGTGGGAGAGAGTGAGCACTGGATCGTTGGACCTGGACTGACACGTTCAC ctgtctGTGCTGTAGATCCTCAATGCCCCAGATGTCCACCTCCACCCGTAAACGTCCCAATGCCACACATGCGTGAACCCCAGATGCACATGCAAGCcag GCCGATGCACCTCAGACCTGCGGTTCCCATGGCAACGCCCCAGGCCACCACCGGTGCAAGAGACACACCTGAAGTGATGACGGAGATGTGCGTTCTTCcctctcagccaatcaggacGGGCCGTGCGCAGGCACAGGAAGTGAGGCGCACCATCAGTCTCCCCGACGACTGCC GAACCGTTTTCGTCACGTATTCGGTGGACGTGGCGGAGGAGATCTTTCCGTTTGTGACGTTTTTGATAAATCAAGGCTTCAGACCTGCT ATCGATATTTTCGATAACGCCGTGCGGCAGATGGACATGAACAAGTGGATGGACAGCTACTTAAAAGAC AAATCGGTTCTGATCATCATGGTCATCAGTCCGAAATACAAGATTGACATCGAGGGCGACGGATCGGACCAACACGGCCTGCACACCAAATACATACACAGTCAG CTGCAGAACGAGTTTATCCAGCAGCGCTGTCTGAATTTCAGACTCGTCCCTGTTCTCTTCCCCAACGCTAACCAG agtcaTGTCCCGTTGTGGTTACAGAGCACTCGTGTGTTTCGGTGGCCTCACGATGCTCAGGATCTGCTGCTGCGTTtactgagagaggagagatacATCGCTCCCCCGCTCGGCCGTGACCTCACGCTCAGCATCAGACCACTCtga
- the LOC108255552 gene encoding probable G-protein coupled receptor 139: protein MMDGASVFITIQKVYYPLLCILGIPANLFTFYMLCWRVCGMSDSARVYLSCLAVVDTWYLLWVTLLDLSLVFLQPQPFWHTHPWCGVINILQFGMFYASAWLVVAFTIERYLVFRVMVSRQRHQHFRHALLTCTTIVLLSHLASIPLSWINAVVQVNLTLNGQTVTVPRCRYRDAFYSTVVVWITSFLSSGVPILLVIIFNSLIAYQLLGSGRLFTKEERRTIQTSRTRGSARRTLLLLGIVSVAFVVLSLPRFVTYCILRTKHNQKDFDRDNYSNAINVISDVANMLHNLNSGTNFLLYCVASRRFRHEIVNTFRCRVRARELGSFFTQTTMKVFSVAERREPAGRDPVSIVLTKLGTRTVPPSSGP from the exons ATGATGGACGGAGCGAGTGTTTTCATCACCATTCAGAAGGTGTACTACCCGCTGCTGTGCATTCTGGGTATTCCAG CGAACCTCTTCACATTCTACATGTTGTGTTGGCGTGTGTGTGGAATGTCGGACTCGGCACGCGTGTACCTGAGCTGCTTGGCGGTGGTGGACACGTGGTACCTGCTCTGGGTGACGCTGCTGGACCTGAGCCTGGTGTTCCTGCAGCCGCAGCCGTTCTGGCACACTCACCCGTGGTGCGGCGTCATAAACATCCTGCAGTTCGGAATGTTCTACGCCTCGGCCTGGCTCGTCGTGGCCTTCACCATCGAGCGCTACCTGGTGTTCAGAGTGATGGTGAGCCGACAGCGTCACCAGCATTTCAGACACGCCCTCCTCACCTGCACCACCATCGTCCTGCTCTCACACCTGGCCTCCATTCCTCTCAGCTGGATCAACGCCGTGGTGCAG GTGAACCTGACTCTGAATGGACAGACCGTTACGGTTCCGCGTTGTCGTTATCGAGACGCGTTCTACTCCACCGTGGTGGTTTGGATCACATCCTTCCTGTCCAGCGGAGTTCCCATCCTGCTCGTCATCATCTTTAACTCTCTGATCGCGTACCAGCTGCTCGGCTCCGGTCGTCTCTTCACTAAAGAGGAACGCCGGACGATCCAGACCTCTCGGACACGAGGTTCCGCCCGCAGGACACTGCTGCTGCTCGGGATCGTCTCGGTGGCGTTCGTGGTTCTCAGCTTGCCACGCTTCGTTACCTACTGCATCCTGCGCACCAAACACAACCAGAAGGACTTCGACCGAGACAATTACTCCAACGCCATCAACGTCATCAGCGACGTGGCCAACATGCTGCACAACCTCAACTCCGGCACCAACTTCCTGCTGTACTGCGTGGCCAGCCGCAGGTTCCGTCATGAGATCGTCAACACGTTCCGGTGCCGAGTCCGAGCTCGAGAGCTCGGCTCCTTCTTCACACAAACCACCATGAAGGTCTTCTCTGTGGCCGAGCGCAGAGAACCGGCAGGACGAGACCCGGTCTCCATCGTTCTAACCAAACTTGGAACTCGAACAGTTCCACCGTCTTCTGGACCCTGA